A window from Herbaspirillum sp. meg3 encodes these proteins:
- a CDS encoding 4Fe-4S binding protein, whose amino-acid sequence MRRNGALIRGIQWVVVLVYAILILVPIFLPLPDETAHIWSNLTLISQFCFWGIWWPFVLVSMVLMGRVWCGVLCPEGALTEFASKFGRGKTIPHWMRWGGWPFVAFALTTVYGQMVSVYQYPKAVLLVLGGSTLGAMIVGYLYGREKRVWCKYLCPVNGVFGLLAKLAPFHYKVNEDAWRASYDTHGKKTIPVNCAPLVPLRNMKGAADCHMCGRCSGHRDAIALTWRPPTVEIVKVGNKNNNLWESALVLYGLFGIAIGAFHWSASPWFIEAKQFIATWLIDRDIMWPFDTNAPWWLLTNYPQQSDVFSWLDGAMVVSYIMATAAVLGTALTGLFAISNLVLGKWDRSRFNHLVQSAIPLAGCGVFIGLSATTISLLRAEHWPVDWANDVRASLLSVMTIWSVWLAWKVIGEHSKSLVQRLLALVPILGALALVNYAWLLMFWIW is encoded by the coding sequence ATGCGCCGCAATGGCGCATTGATCCGCGGTATCCAGTGGGTCGTCGTGCTGGTCTACGCCATCCTCATCCTCGTTCCTATTTTTCTCCCGCTGCCGGATGAAACAGCGCATATCTGGTCCAACCTGACTCTGATTTCTCAGTTCTGCTTCTGGGGTATCTGGTGGCCTTTCGTGCTGGTCAGCATGGTGTTGATGGGTCGTGTCTGGTGTGGTGTGCTATGTCCGGAAGGCGCACTCACCGAGTTCGCCAGCAAATTCGGCCGCGGTAAGACAATCCCGCACTGGATGCGCTGGGGCGGTTGGCCCTTCGTCGCTTTCGCACTGACCACTGTGTACGGCCAGATGGTCAGCGTCTATCAATATCCCAAGGCAGTACTGCTGGTGCTCGGCGGCTCGACGCTGGGCGCGATGATCGTCGGTTATCTGTATGGCCGCGAAAAACGTGTCTGGTGCAAATATCTGTGCCCGGTCAACGGTGTATTCGGTTTGCTGGCCAAGCTGGCGCCGTTCCATTACAAAGTCAACGAAGACGCATGGCGCGCCTCTTACGATACGCACGGTAAAAAGACCATTCCGGTCAACTGCGCACCGCTGGTGCCGCTGCGTAACATGAAGGGGGCCGCCGACTGCCATATGTGCGGACGCTGCAGCGGTCATCGCGATGCCATCGCGTTGACATGGCGTCCTCCAACTGTCGAAATCGTCAAAGTCGGCAACAAGAACAACAACCTGTGGGAAAGCGCACTGGTCTTGTACGGTCTGTTCGGTATCGCCATCGGCGCCTTCCATTGGAGCGCCAGCCCATGGTTCATCGAGGCTAAACAATTCATCGCAACATGGCTGATCGATCGGGACATCATGTGGCCGTTCGATACCAACGCACCATGGTGGCTGCTCACCAATTACCCGCAGCAAAGCGACGTATTTTCCTGGCTGGATGGCGCGATGGTGGTTTCGTACATCATGGCAACCGCCGCCGTGCTCGGTACCGCACTGACCGGCTTGTTCGCGATCAGCAACCTTGTCCTGGGAAAATGGGATCGCTCCCGCTTTAATCATTTGGTGCAATCCGCCATTCCATTGGCAGGTTGTGGCGTCTTTATCGGTTTGTCTGCAACCACGATCAGCTTGCTGCGCGCAGAACATTGGCCGGTGGACTGGGCCAACGATGTTCGCGCGTCGCTGTTGAGCGTCATGACAATCTGGAGCGTCTGGCTGGCCTGGAAGGTCATCGGCGAGCATTCCAAATCGCTGGTACAGCGTTTGCTGGCCTTGGTGCCCATTCTTGGCGCACTGGCATTGGTCAACTATGCCTGGTTGCTGATGTTCTGGATCTGGTAA
- a CDS encoding iron transporter, with translation MIGIKKIAVAAAMFAAVSAANAAEYPIGKPQIQGGMEVSAVYLQPIKMEPDGMMRKAEESDVHLEADIRAVAKNPNGFAEGDWMPYLNIKFELTKTGSTKVIKGDMMPMVASDGPHYGDNVKLDGPGKYKLKLTIAPPSGHFGRHVDKETGVGPWFKPFELTYDFTFAGVGKKGGY, from the coding sequence ATGATCGGTATCAAAAAAATCGCAGTTGCCGCCGCCATGTTTGCAGCCGTGTCTGCTGCGAATGCAGCCGAATATCCTATCGGTAAGCCGCAGATTCAAGGCGGCATGGAAGTCAGCGCGGTGTACCTGCAACCGATCAAGATGGAACCGGACGGCATGATGCGTAAAGCCGAAGAATCGGACGTGCATCTGGAAGCCGATATCCGTGCCGTCGCCAAGAATCCGAACGGCTTTGCCGAAGGCGACTGGATGCCTTACCTGAACATCAAATTTGAACTGACCAAGACCGGTTCGACCAAGGTCATCAAGGGCGACATGATGCCGATGGTGGCCAGCGATGGCCCTCATTACGGCGACAACGTCAAACTCGACGGCCCCGGCAAGTACAAACTGAAACTGACCATTGCTCCACCATCGGGACATTTCGGTCGCCATGTCGACAAGGAAACTGGTGTCGGCCCATGGTTCAAGCCATTCGAACTGACTTATGACTTCACCTTCGCCGGCGTCGGCAAAAAGGGCGGTTACTAA
- a CDS encoding putative 2-aminoethylphosphonate ABC transporter ATP-binding protein, protein MDMTDFSAVQSLSASTDIALELTGVRKDFGSFSALGNINLQVRQGEMLVFLGPSGCGKTTLLRIIAGLESQTAGNISQNGRDISWLPPEQRDYGIVFQSYALFPNLTVAENVAYGLVNRRTQRAQIQARVEELLTMVGLPTSAKKYPSQLSGGQQQRIALARAMATSPKLLLLDEPLSALDALERVRLRKEIRSLQQQLGVTTIMVTHDQEEALNMADRIVVMNQGAIEQIGTPQEIYEHPASAFVAGFVGKVNVIKAKALGEHAFECGDRGLLLIRNPADGSSDAGDYRPGSEVRLYVRPEDRIAEDITDATPNQVVGVAGRVEFLGGICLVEFDVAELGKTPLTIQFSLNQMHDLNIVPGVRIRFALRADRIRVFPA, encoded by the coding sequence ATGGACATGACAGATTTTTCTGCGGTGCAGTCGCTTTCCGCCAGCACCGACATCGCGCTGGAACTTACCGGCGTGCGCAAGGACTTCGGCAGTTTCAGTGCGCTGGGTAATATCAATCTGCAAGTGCGGCAGGGCGAGATGCTGGTTTTTCTCGGCCCGTCCGGCTGCGGCAAGACCACTTTGCTGCGCATCATCGCCGGGCTGGAAAGCCAAACTGCAGGCAATATTTCTCAGAATGGCCGAGACATTTCCTGGTTGCCGCCGGAACAGCGTGACTACGGCATCGTCTTTCAGTCGTATGCCTTGTTTCCCAATCTGACGGTGGCCGAAAATGTCGCCTACGGCCTGGTCAATCGCCGCACCCAGCGCGCACAGATCCAGGCACGAGTGGAAGAGCTGCTGACGATGGTCGGTCTGCCGACCTCCGCCAAAAAATATCCCTCGCAACTTTCCGGCGGACAGCAGCAGCGCATCGCCCTGGCGCGCGCGATGGCAACTTCGCCGAAATTATTATTGCTGGATGAGCCGCTGTCGGCGCTCGACGCCTTGGAGCGCGTGCGTCTGCGCAAGGAAATCCGGAGTCTGCAACAGCAGCTGGGCGTGACCACCATCATGGTGACTCACGATCAGGAAGAGGCGCTGAACATGGCTGATCGCATCGTCGTCATGAACCAGGGCGCCATTGAGCAGATCGGTACGCCGCAAGAGATTTACGAACATCCGGCCAGCGCTTTCGTTGCGGGATTTGTCGGCAAGGTCAACGTGATCAAGGCGAAGGCGCTCGGCGAGCATGCCTTTGAATGCGGAGATCGCGGACTGCTCTTGATCCGTAACCCGGCAGACGGTTCATCCGATGCAGGCGACTACCGTCCGGGTAGCGAAGTACGTCTGTATGTGCGTCCCGAAGATCGTATTGCGGAAGACATCACCGATGCCACGCCGAACCAAGTGGTGGGCGTAGCAGGGCGGGTGGAATTTCTGGGCGGCATTTGCCTGGTCGAATTCGACGTTGCCGAGCTTGGCAAGACGCCGTTGACGATACAGTTCTCGCTCAACCAGATGCATGACCTGAACATTGTCCCCGGCGTGCGCATCCGCTTTGCGTTGCGCGCTGATCGGATTCGCGTTTTCCCTGCTTGA
- the phnA gene encoding phosphonoacetate hydrolase, translating to MSKTVNVNQRSYRWPDAPVVVVCVDGCEFDYLSAAVAAGVAPFIGSMLKDGSRFIADSVVPTFTNPNNLSIVTGAPPAVHGICGNYFFDPASGEEVMMNDPKYLRADTLLAAFADAGAKVAVVTAKDKLRKLLGHKLKGICYSSEKSDQVSMAENGIDDVLDMVGLPVPSVYSADLSEFVFASGVKLMQRFRPDLMYLSTTDYVQHKAAPGTPDANAFYQMMDGYLQQLDDMGAVITLTADHGMNAKHGNDGSPNVIYLQDVLDHWLGEGKTRVILPITDPYVVHHGALGSYATIHLPSDLNVQELIARLALLPGVEVVLNRADAAQRFELPPDRIGDIVIVSQRDTVLGTAASRHDLSGLEVPLRSHGGLSEQQVPLILNRKVEGVASNRRLRNFDAFDLALNHVVAVDSNAKERSAA from the coding sequence ATGAGCAAAACTGTGAATGTGAACCAACGCAGCTACCGCTGGCCCGATGCGCCGGTCGTCGTGGTATGCGTCGACGGCTGTGAATTCGATTATCTGTCAGCGGCAGTTGCCGCCGGCGTTGCACCTTTCATCGGCAGCATGCTGAAAGACGGCAGCCGCTTCATCGCCGACAGCGTGGTGCCAACCTTCACCAATCCCAACAACCTGTCCATCGTCACCGGCGCGCCACCAGCCGTGCACGGTATTTGCGGCAACTACTTCTTCGACCCGGCCAGTGGTGAAGAAGTAATGATGAATGATCCAAAATACCTGCGCGCCGACACCCTGCTCGCCGCCTTCGCCGATGCCGGCGCCAAGGTTGCCGTGGTGACGGCCAAGGACAAACTGCGCAAACTGCTCGGCCACAAGTTGAAAGGCATCTGCTACTCGTCGGAGAAATCGGATCAGGTCAGCATGGCCGAAAACGGCATCGATGACGTGCTTGATATGGTCGGACTGCCGGTGCCGTCCGTGTATAGCGCCGACTTGTCGGAATTCGTCTTTGCATCCGGCGTCAAGCTGATGCAGCGCTTTCGCCCCGACCTGATGTATCTGTCGACCACCGACTACGTGCAGCACAAAGCCGCGCCCGGCACACCGGACGCCAACGCCTTCTATCAGATGATGGACGGTTATCTGCAACAACTCGACGACATGGGCGCCGTCATCACACTCACCGCCGACCACGGCATGAACGCCAAGCACGGCAATGACGGTTCGCCAAATGTCATTTACTTGCAAGACGTGCTCGATCATTGGCTGGGCGAAGGCAAGACCCGCGTGATCCTGCCGATCACCGATCCTTATGTTGTGCATCACGGTGCACTGGGCTCTTACGCGACGATCCATTTGCCGTCTGATCTCAATGTGCAGGAATTGATTGCGCGCCTGGCCTTGCTACCGGGCGTCGAGGTCGTACTCAATCGTGCTGATGCCGCACAACGGTTTGAGCTGCCTCCGGATCGCATCGGCGACATCGTGATCGTCTCGCAACGCGATACGGTGCTTGGCACTGCCGCTTCGCGTCACGATCTCTCCGGCCTCGAGGTACCGCTGCGATCTCACGGCGGCTTGTCGGAGCAGCAAGTACCGTTGATCCTGAATCGCAAGGTCGAGGGCGTGGCCAGTAACCGCCGCCTGCGCAATTTCGATGCTTTCGATCTGGCCCTCAATCACGTCGTCGCAGTGGATAGCAATGCAAAGGAAAGGAGTGCCGCATGA
- a CDS encoding putative 2-aminoethylphosphonate ABC transporter substrate-binding protein, whose translation MKSTLSHMLALLCAGLCAYAPLSSSAADRVPLLVYTALETDQIKAYKESFEKAYPDVEIKWVRDSTGIITAKLLAEKANPQADVVMGVAASSLALMDAEGMLLPYKPKGYEQLNPKYVDTKAVPSWVGMDVFGATICFNTVEAKKMNLPKPETWKDLTKPIYKGKIVMPNPASSGTGYFDVTAWLQLFGEQGGWKYMDALHENIAQYMHSGSKPCKSAGSGEFPIGISFEYRGNQVKNSGAPIELVFPKEGLGWEIEATGIMKTTKKLDAAKKLADWSASKDANELYQKNFAIVANTAVHKPPTGLPANYEEMLIKNDFAFAAKNRDKILTEWNKRYDAKSEPK comes from the coding sequence ATGAAATCGACGTTGTCCCATATGCTGGCGCTGCTGTGCGCAGGACTGTGCGCTTATGCGCCGTTATCCTCTTCTGCGGCCGATCGCGTGCCGCTGCTGGTATATACCGCGCTGGAGACGGACCAGATCAAGGCCTATAAAGAGTCATTCGAAAAGGCGTATCCCGATGTGGAGATCAAATGGGTGCGCGATTCGACCGGCATCATTACCGCCAAGCTGCTGGCTGAAAAGGCCAACCCGCAAGCCGATGTCGTGATGGGTGTCGCCGCCAGCAGCCTGGCGCTGATGGATGCGGAAGGCATGCTGCTGCCGTACAAGCCCAAGGGTTATGAGCAGCTCAATCCCAAATATGTCGATACCAAGGCCGTGCCGAGTTGGGTGGGTATGGATGTGTTTGGCGCGACGATTTGCTTCAACACCGTTGAAGCGAAAAAGATGAATCTGCCGAAGCCGGAAACCTGGAAAGACCTCACCAAGCCGATTTACAAAGGCAAGATCGTGATGCCTAACCCGGCCTCGTCGGGAACCGGTTATTTTGACGTGACCGCCTGGCTGCAATTGTTCGGCGAGCAGGGCGGTTGGAAGTACATGGATGCCTTGCACGAGAACATCGCGCAATACATGCACTCCGGCTCCAAGCCCTGTAAATCGGCCGGCAGCGGTGAATTCCCGATCGGGATTTCGTTCGAGTATCGCGGCAATCAGGTCAAAAATAGCGGCGCGCCGATTGAACTGGTATTCCCGAAAGAAGGCCTGGGATGGGAGATTGAAGCCACCGGCATCATGAAGACTACGAAGAAACTCGATGCCGCCAAAAAGCTGGCCGACTGGTCCGCCAGCAAGGACGCCAACGAGCTGTATCAGAAGAACTTTGCCATCGTCGCCAATACAGCGGTGCACAAGCCGCCGACAGGTCTGCCGGCGAACTATGAAGAAATGCTGATCAAGAACGACTTCGCCTTTGCCGCCAAGAACCGCGACAAGATCCTGACGGAGTGGAACAAGCGTTACGACGCCAAGAGCGAGCCCAAGTAA
- a CDS encoding 2-aminoethylphosphonate--pyruvate transaminase: MSVANAEHKDPILLTPGPLTTSLQTKQAMLRDWGSWDGDFNQITTRVRQHLLEIAHAGETHECVPLQGSGTFSVEAAIGTIVPRNGHVLVPMNGAYCQRIARICEYLGRRVSTHSYAEDQAISTSDIDRLLSADPSITHVAIVHCETSTGILNPLQDIAKVVAKHGKGLIIDAMSSFGAIEVDARVTPFDALIAASGKCIEGVPGMGFVLARRSVLEQSKGNAHSLALDLYDQWVYMQKTTQWRFTPPTHVVAALDQALQQYRAEGGLAARGARYAANCRQLIDGLAALGLKSFLPKEIQAPIIVTVHAPQHANYNFQAFYNAVKRQGFILYPGKLTTVETFRVGCMGHFGDEGMRGAIAAIANVLEEMQINTAKAA; this comes from the coding sequence ATGTCTGTTGCAAACGCTGAACATAAAGATCCTATCCTCTTGACGCCGGGCCCGCTGACGACGTCGCTGCAAACCAAGCAAGCGATGTTGCGCGACTGGGGGTCATGGGATGGCGACTTCAATCAGATCACCACGCGGGTGCGCCAGCATCTGCTGGAAATCGCCCACGCGGGCGAGACGCACGAATGCGTGCCCCTGCAAGGCAGCGGCACTTTCTCGGTGGAAGCCGCCATCGGCACCATCGTGCCGCGCAACGGCCATGTGCTGGTGCCGATGAATGGCGCCTACTGCCAGCGCATCGCGCGCATCTGCGAATATCTGGGGCGTCGCGTGAGCACCCATTCGTATGCGGAAGATCAGGCTATTTCCACGTCCGACATCGATCGTCTGCTCAGTGCCGATCCTTCGATCACTCACGTCGCCATCGTGCACTGTGAAACCAGCACCGGCATCCTGAATCCACTGCAAGACATTGCCAAAGTGGTCGCGAAGCACGGCAAGGGATTGATCATCGATGCAATGAGCTCGTTCGGCGCCATCGAAGTCGATGCGCGCGTGACGCCTTTTGATGCATTGATCGCTGCTTCAGGCAAGTGCATTGAAGGCGTGCCTGGCATGGGTTTCGTGCTGGCACGGCGCAGTGTGCTGGAACAATCCAAAGGCAACGCCCACTCGCTGGCGCTGGATTTGTACGATCAGTGGGTGTACATGCAAAAGACGACGCAATGGCGCTTTACGCCGCCGACGCATGTGGTTGCCGCGCTGGATCAGGCGTTGCAGCAATACCGCGCCGAAGGCGGTCTGGCGGCGCGCGGTGCGCGTTACGCGGCCAACTGCAGGCAGTTGATCGACGGCCTTGCTGCGTTGGGGCTGAAGAGCTTTCTGCCGAAAGAAATCCAGGCACCGATCATCGTCACGGTGCATGCGCCACAGCACGCGAACTACAACTTCCAGGCTTTCTACAACGCGGTCAAGCGCCAGGGTTTCATTCTGTATCCGGGCAAGCTGACGACGGTGGAGACTTTCCGTGTCGGTTGCATGGGGCACTTTGGCGACGAGGGCATGCGTGGTGCGATTGCGGCCATTGCCAATGTGCTGGAGGAGATGCAGATCAACACGGCCAAGGCTGCGTAA
- a CDS encoding FTR1 family protein — translation MGQVLFIVWRESVEALLVVGILYAWLNNGDAAARRGLPYLWAGVVAGVIAAVVLGGALLGFSELLSGDAQTYFQIGMVLIAAVLIVQMVFWMRKHGRTLKKDMESSLKASTEAGNWWGVFALVALAIAREGSETAVFLYGIGMGEQDASRSALIFAGVIGFALAFLTFYLLQLGGKIFSWRRFFQVTEIILLLLAAGLLLTGVEKLLDLLLESSDWFSSLNFVSSLTAPVWDTSWLLDDSSTLGSLVSTLTGYRARPALMSVAIYVIYWLVVSSALGKLKNTQVNKQAA, via the coding sequence ATGGGCCAGGTCCTGTTTATTGTCTGGCGCGAAAGCGTCGAGGCCTTGCTGGTGGTCGGTATTTTGTATGCCTGGCTGAACAATGGCGATGCCGCTGCACGCCGTGGTTTGCCGTACCTGTGGGCCGGCGTTGTTGCCGGTGTGATTGCAGCCGTAGTGTTGGGCGGGGCCTTGCTGGGTTTCAGCGAATTGCTTTCAGGCGACGCGCAGACCTATTTCCAGATCGGCATGGTACTGATCGCTGCCGTACTGATCGTGCAAATGGTGTTCTGGATGCGCAAGCACGGTCGCACGCTCAAGAAAGATATGGAGTCATCCCTCAAGGCAAGTACCGAAGCGGGTAACTGGTGGGGCGTGTTCGCGCTGGTGGCACTGGCGATTGCACGCGAAGGCAGCGAGACCGCGGTCTTCCTGTATGGCATTGGCATGGGCGAGCAGGACGCCAGCCGCAGCGCGCTGATTTTTGCGGGCGTGATCGGCTTTGCTCTGGCTTTCCTGACGTTTTATCTGCTGCAACTGGGAGGCAAGATTTTCTCCTGGCGCAGGTTCTTCCAGGTCACGGAAATCATCCTGCTCTTACTGGCGGCCGGCTTGTTGCTGACAGGCGTTGAGAAATTGCTCGATTTGCTCTTGGAAAGCTCGGACTGGTTCTCCTCGTTGAACTTCGTTTCGTCGTTGACTGCCCCGGTCTGGGATACCAGCTGGTTGCTGGATGATTCAAGCACTCTGGGCAGCCTGGTATCCACGCTGACCGGCTACCGTGCGCGTCCGGCCTTGATGAGTGTTGCCATTTATGTCATTTATTGGCTTGTGGTATCCTCCGCCCTCGGCAAGTTGAAAAATACGCAAGTTAACAAGCAAGCTGCATAA
- a CDS encoding cupredoxin domain-containing protein, which translates to MSLRKTRSTRLLAGLIGLVCTLFAASVFAADILTFKLEMQDGKFIPARIEVPAGQRIKIEIHNIGKSAAEFESVELRKEKVLAPGAQSFVVIAPLRPGEYKFFDDFHLNMPQGVIVAK; encoded by the coding sequence ATGTCTTTGCGTAAAACGCGCAGCACCCGACTTTTGGCCGGTCTGATCGGTCTGGTCTGTACCCTGTTTGCTGCGAGTGTCTTCGCCGCAGATATTTTGACTTTTAAACTTGAGATGCAGGACGGCAAGTTCATTCCTGCGCGCATTGAAGTCCCAGCTGGGCAGCGCATCAAGATCGAAATCCACAACATCGGCAAGAGCGCCGCCGAGTTCGAAAGCGTTGAGCTGCGCAAGGAAAAAGTCCTCGCACCCGGCGCGCAGTCTTTTGTCGTGATCGCACCCTTGCGTCCCGGCGAATACAAATTCTTTGACGACTTTCATCTGAACATGCCGCAGGGCGTGATTGTCGCCAAATAA
- a CDS encoding putative 2-aminoethylphosphonate ABC transporter permease subunit, translated as MQASSKLNPVLLTSTRRSLKLSGGDILARVLLVAVAGGLALFLLAPLATILLRGVLDNNGNFVGLLHFRDYLATPSLKRSILNSCSVAFAVVFISVPMAFFFAYAINRSCMRFKGGFKFIALLPLLAPSLLSAIAFIQWFGNQGVLKPLLGGASIYGAPGIILAEVYNTFPHAMMIITTALSLADARLYEAADSMGTGTLRRFFTITLPSCKYGLISAATVVFTYVISDFGAPKVIGGNFSVLSVDVFKQVVGQQNFGRGAVVGVLLLLPSILSFAIDSLVRRKLQAQLSARSVPYKPKPQSAFDRWMTAYCVLVSILLLSVVGMAIFSSFIKLWPYNLELTLRHYQYALLDGDLSAAYTNSLKLGFLTAVFGTTAAFTGAYLTEKSRGLGSLRPLVHLMAMLSMAVPGLVLGLGYIMFFNHPDNPLKFLYASMSILVFSTIIHYYTSSHLTAVSALKALDNEFEAVAASLKIPFYKTFLRVTVPVCLPALLDIARYYFVVSMATLSCVVFLYSPDTILSSVAIMNLDEAGDIGPAAALASLTVVTSALVCLLYGWFSKALINKTQAWRTCTMH; from the coding sequence ATGCAAGCAAGTTCGAAACTCAATCCGGTTCTGCTGACGTCGACGCGGCGCAGTCTTAAGCTCAGCGGCGGCGATATTCTGGCGCGCGTTTTGCTGGTTGCCGTCGCAGGCGGTCTGGCCTTGTTTTTGCTGGCGCCGCTGGCGACGATTCTGCTGCGCGGTGTGCTCGACAATAACGGCAATTTTGTCGGCCTGCTGCATTTTCGAGACTATCTGGCCACGCCGAGTTTAAAGCGCTCCATTCTCAATTCCTGCAGTGTGGCGTTCGCCGTCGTCTTCATCTCGGTTCCGATGGCATTCTTCTTCGCGTATGCCATCAATCGCAGCTGCATGCGCTTCAAGGGCGGCTTCAAATTCATCGCCTTGTTGCCGCTGCTGGCGCCGTCGCTGTTGTCGGCGATTGCCTTTATCCAATGGTTTGGCAATCAGGGCGTATTAAAACCCTTGTTGGGTGGGGCCAGCATTTACGGCGCTCCCGGCATCATCCTGGCAGAGGTATACAACACCTTTCCGCACGCGATGATGATCATCACGACCGCCTTGTCGCTGGCTGATGCCCGCTTGTATGAGGCGGCCGACTCGATGGGCACCGGTACGCTCCGCCGCTTTTTCACGATTACGCTGCCGTCTTGCAAGTACGGTCTGATCAGTGCGGCGACGGTGGTATTCACCTATGTGATCAGCGACTTTGGTGCGCCCAAAGTCATTGGCGGCAACTTTAGCGTGCTGTCGGTGGATGTGTTCAAGCAGGTGGTCGGACAGCAGAACTTCGGTCGCGGCGCGGTGGTGGGTGTATTACTGTTGTTGCCGTCGATATTGTCGTTTGCCATCGACTCGCTTGTCCGCCGCAAATTGCAGGCGCAACTGTCGGCGCGTTCGGTGCCGTACAAGCCGAAGCCGCAGAGCGCTTTCGACCGCTGGATGACGGCGTATTGCGTATTGGTCAGCATTTTGTTGCTGTCGGTGGTGGGCATGGCGATATTCAGTTCCTTTATCAAACTGTGGCCTTACAACCTTGAGCTGACCTTGCGTCACTATCAGTACGCTTTGCTCGACGGCGATCTTAGCGCGGCATATACCAATTCTCTCAAACTTGGTTTTCTTACGGCAGTGTTCGGGACGACAGCGGCATTTACCGGCGCTTACCTGACTGAGAAATCACGCGGTCTCGGTAGTTTGCGTCCGCTGGTACATCTGATGGCCATGCTGTCGATGGCGGTGCCGGGGTTGGTGCTGGGATTGGGTTACATCATGTTTTTCAATCATCCGGACAATCCGCTGAAGTTCTTGTATGCATCGATGTCGATCCTGGTGTTCTCGACCATCATCCACTACTACACCTCCAGTCATCTGACGGCGGTGTCGGCATTGAAAGCGCTGGATAACGAATTCGAGGCGGTCGCGGCTTCGCTGAAAATCCCTTTCTATAAAACCTTCTTACGTGTCACCGTGCCAGTTTGCCTGCCGGCCTTGCTCGACATCGCGCGCTATTACTTCGTCGTGTCGATGGCTACCTTGTCTTGCGTGGTGTTCCTGTATTCGCCCGACACCATTCTGTCGTCGGTGGCGATCATGAATCTCGATGAAGCCGGCGACATCGGACCGGCAGCCGCGCTGGCGTCGCTGACAGTCGTGACTTCAGCGCTGGTATGTCTGCTGTACGGCTGGTTCAGCAAGGCACTGATCAACAAAACGCAGGCCTGGCGAACCTGCACCATGCATTGA
- a CDS encoding phosphonate utilization associated transcriptional regulator, whose protein sequence is MEKLSPLQLVQSNSLTMIIQEEVEKMILRGEISVGGRLNESELAQHFGISRGPIREAFRGLEESGLVRQEKNRGAFVREISVAEADEIYDLREAMEDLIGRKLAQHISEEQLAELKRQVEHMEEVAASKDVALYHPLNLQFHDTLVSFTGNSKLVAVYRKLTKELLLFRLRGLSAGGGMDVSSKEHREIYNTIAARNAAEAGAMLRRHSELSRARMHRAVDGAPN, encoded by the coding sequence ATGGAAAAACTCAGTCCCTTGCAGCTCGTGCAGTCGAATTCGCTGACGATGATCATTCAGGAGGAAGTGGAAAAAATGATCCTGCGCGGAGAGATCAGCGTCGGCGGCCGCCTTAATGAGAGCGAGCTGGCGCAGCACTTCGGCATCAGCCGTGGCCCGATTCGCGAAGCCTTCCGCGGTCTGGAGGAATCCGGCCTGGTACGCCAGGAAAAAAATCGCGGCGCCTTCGTCCGCGAGATTTCGGTTGCTGAAGCCGACGAAATCTATGATCTGCGCGAAGCCATGGAAGACCTGATCGGCCGCAAACTGGCACAACACATTTCTGAAGAACAGTTGGCCGAGCTCAAACGCCAGGTCGAGCACATGGAAGAAGTCGCCGCCAGCAAGGATGTCGCGCTCTACCACCCGCTCAACCTGCAATTCCACGACACGCTGGTGAGCTTCACCGGCAACAGCAAACTGGTTGCGGTGTATCGCAAGCTGACCAAGGAATTGCTGCTATTCCGCTTGCGCGGCCTGTCGGCCGGCGGCGGCATGGATGTCTCCAGCAAGGAGCATCGCGAGATTTACAACACCATCGCCGCGCGCAATGCCGCAGAAGCCGGCGCCATGTTGCGCCGTCACTCGGAACTGAGCCGCGCACGCATGCACCGCGCCGTCGATGGCGCCCCCAATTGA